ATTTGCGAGCGTATCTGCCTAGCAGCATCTCAGAAAGCGGGTGTACCCACAACACTTCTACGTCTGGGGCAGATTGCCGGTCCAACAACAGAAAACGGCATGTGGAATAGGCAGGAATGGCTCCCGCTTATTGTTGCCACATCGAAGGCTATGGGCAAGATTCCTCGTACCTTGGGATCAATGCCAGTAGAGTGGACTCCCGTGGTAAGTTTCGACACAATCTCTCTAGCTTAAAATATTTCGGCTGACAACTGGAAAGGACACACTTGCCACTATCATCACGGAGCTTATTCAAACGCGTAGCACAAGCCAGACGGATCCCCCCTGTTCTGTGTTCCACTTAGTCAACCCATCGGCGACTTCTTGGGAAAGCCTTCTGCCCGCGATTCAGGAGCGCTACAATGTCCAGCCAATTGAGATGTCCGAATGGGTCAATGAGTTGGAAAGTATCACCAACCCATCACCGGCAGAGGTTGCGGCGAAGCCCGCATTGAAGGTCCTTGGCTTTTACCAAGGGCTAGTGGAAGGCGAAGGAGCATTGTCAGCGCCTATGGAAGtagaaaagacaaaggagGCGAGCATTACCATGAAGTCGATGAGACCGATCTCGATTGAGTTGATGGCAAACTGGTTGAAGCAGTGGAACTTCTAGTCCAGACACTCAGACCATTGCTCGTTCTAAACTTCAAGGCTTCCTCTTTAGCAAATGTATAGGGAACAGCTAGTGACCCTTTCGATTGACTATATAAACCTTGCATCAAGAACGTATAGATTCTTAAACCCACAATGAAGACTTCAAAAACAAATCCCGCAGAAGCAACCCTACCAAATTTCTCAACCCTTCTCACCGCACATAACAAGCGTCCATCAGCAAGGGATAGGAACTAACGAATAACCCACCCCAACACGCGGCCATCGGATACCTACGAAGTAAGGAAAATAAAACTCAGCCGTTCCTTGCAAGTACCGATTATCTGGATCGGTCTGGCTAAATCAAACTGTTCTTGTGTAGATTTCACCCAGGGTCATTGCTGGAGGTGAGACTAAACCCCTCTTGATGGAAGGATATGTCAAGTGGAATCGCTTTGGAATTGAAGTTAGATGGGCAGAATGTTGAATAACATTTTTTTAAACAATTTTCTTGGcatatagatataatttagGATTCCAGTAGGCAGTTATGGATATGTAATCTAGAAATGCTATCTATAGATGTCTCTTCAGTGTATTGTCTAAATAGGGAGTGTCGCCCTGGTTACGCCTGAGATAGCTCTATCTGCGCTAGTTCATGACGTGTTGTTTAAGAAACGATTGCCGTCGCATTAGAAAAGCATACTTGTCATGCCAAACGTTACAAAGGCAAATTGTCCGTCAATCGGGATTATATACTGAAATGGTGGGAGGTTTGGTTTTTTAAAAGATCTTTTTATcatattatctatagtacATGGCCATTTCTGCAGGCTGAAGATGAAAATAACACGAGATACCCGCTCATGATCTTTTCATACCGTCCATCATAATCATTATTCAATTAAGCGCGCTGGTCAGACTGCAGATGCTGGTACCAGTGCTGGTTGTCGACACCCTTTTGCTCCCGGCCAGCCGGTGTGGCGGTAGGTCCAGATTCTgtctgcttctgctggaaGCCCTTCGTAGCGAGACGGCCGGGGTCATTCTCGCCGCCAATATCGGTGGTGAAGCTCGCGTTGTTGCTGTCATCGAAACCGCCCTCCTGCAAGTTCTTGCCGTGGGGCTTCTTGCTGCTGAAGTCACCGACCACGTCCTCAGCATATGATGGTGCGGCGCTAGTCTTGGACCGGGTCTGGTAGCCACTGCCACTAGCATTGGCGGTGCCACGCTGCTGGTTCTGAGAGGCATTGGACTGCTGCTGGGTTCCTTGCTGCTGCTTGGAACCGGTAGGGCCACCAACGTAGCCGGAGGTAGAAAGATGGGGGCCAGGGAAGTCACCTTGGCCACCAAGAGCTTCGGGATATTTCTCCTGTCTGTCGAGGTTCTCACGAGCAGCACCAACTGGAGCCGATGGCAGCTCGGAGGCAGCGGATGTGTCCTTGGTGTTCAAGGTAGTCTGCTGGCCAGTCACACCGAGAGGCTGGGCGCCACGGTTCTGAGAGTAAACGCCGCCCTTGGTGGCAGATTCAGCGGCAAGAGAGTCTCCGATCACTGGTCCAGAGGATTCCTGGATGGGATTGCGGGAGGCTTCAGGGTCAGTGGTGACCTGGGAGTCGTTAGCCATAGTTTTCCACGTATATTTTGAGCTTATAAACATACCTTAGTGCTGCGGGGGCCTTGACCGATGGGCTGTCCTTGGAGATCCATGTTGATAGATGTGTGTGTAAATAAAAATTCCAAGTGTTCTAGAGATGTTGATGGAAATTGAAGTAGTTTGTAGCGTTGAATATCGTGGTATCGTAGATTTGTTTCGAATGATCTGATGTAGACAACCCGAGCAGTGCGATAGCAATGCTATATACCATTGGCATCTCATGGCATCAACTATGATATCCAGATCATCGACCTGGATGATGTCATTCTGACGGTAAAAGTCCACCATGTCCAGTACATTCGAGCCCCCAGCAGACAGCCAACAGGTACGTCAACGAGCATCGATCCCGAATTTTGAAACTCATTTAGTGGCGATCTAGCTCAatgacaagaaagaaagagccCACTTTGTCCGGGATCCTAGTTGTCCAGAATCTTGTCGGGAAAGACCGTCTCCATCCGGATGGCCCTCCTACCGCCTATGGTATCCTGTAGCCGGAGGGTCGGCTCTCCACATGCCCTACTACCGGGTTCGGTGTGGCTTCCGTGGTCTTCTCCATTGCGTTAACGAATGCTGGATGAATGTCATCCCTGTAGAAATGCTACCAGACTATGGCGAAGCAACATAATGCGGTGACGTCATCGTCACCACCAGCAGCCCGATGTTGCATGGACAACAACGAGGGGCTATGATTCCATCAAATCCCGAGACGACGGCAGGGCAACTGCCTTTGTTTCACATCCTAAGCGCAAAAGGAGTCGATGATCTAGCACATCGATTTCGGAGTCATGAATGTTGGGTGGTTGACTTAGAATTTCATTCTACAGTGTTAAACTTCTCGATTAACCCGATTCGCAAAGTGTCATCCCGTCCAGGACCCAACGGTCATGTGATATCCATCAACCCTCGACGTAAATATGTAACTGTGATGCGTCGACTAAACTGTAAAGGAGACTAAACAAAGAGATCTCCTAGTCATACCGTGCTATAGCACTATCCAAAGTGTCTGTTCAGAGTTAAGCCGGACTAGTTTACATTTATAAGCAACCTTggtagtacggagtacacaaCTACAATGTTTATATTTACGAAAAGAGATGGTgtgaaaagagagaaaatagCGGAATTGTCTTAAATATACTTTTCATGTATTGGTATGCATGAATAGCTACTAAAATACAAAGTTATCGCGCTCATGATGTATAACGCCCATATACCACGTCCGGTATCCATCAAACTCCCAAAGTCATTAATTACCGTGCCAGAGCATCCTTGGGGAGATCACTCAGATTGTCCTTCCCCTGGCGCCCAACATTGCCCATTGGTTGGGTTTGCTTGTGCAattcatctccatcttgACGGACACTGCTACCAGCGGTTGCGGGCTCTCTCAGAGCGCTGTTGCCCTCGCCAGAAACAGGTCCCTGGTGACGACCAGAACCAACGTTGACGGTCCTCTGGTCTAACGAGTTCCAGTCACTAGCGACTGGTGGCTGATCAGGTAGAGGCAGGTTGGACTTGGTCTGTTCAATCTGCTGCTTCTTGTCGGTGTTCTCGCTGAGGAGGGACTATGGAACTATTAGTCAGGGCTCGCAACATGGTCACTGCTGAATTCCTAACTTACTTTCATAGCTGAGACATCTGAGTTCTTAGGGACATTTCCCTGGTGGGCTTGGGAAACCTTGGATTCCGGCTTGCGGATATCCTGAGTGGTGGTGTGGAAGGTCTGGTCGGACATTTTGTGTGAAGTAGTGTAGGAAGTAGTTGGTTGCGATGTAATTGAAATTGGTTGGTTGGAGAGGTAGTTGTTTGGATGTGTAGTTTGATTTTGATGAAAAGAGTTTCATTTACAGAGGAGTCCTGGTTACTTATATGTTTGTTGTTGGGTGCATGATTTAATGGGAAGACTGGTGACGTTGTTACACCTATGACGACATAGCCGATGTCCAGGCTTTGGATGAAGCGAAACCCACTCTGGGACCAACACGGCGGAGAATCCCTGAACCCTGGGACTCGAATTCATAATTCGAGTACTCAATGGTCCAATCAAATGCCTTGCGGTGAGATCAAATCGGCAATTGATTCAATGCGCTCCTGGGGACTTCACAATAGTACCTTTTAACGATCGTCACCGGATGCGCCCTGACTTCATACAATGTAGCCTCCAAGTAACGATTTGAGAATAATTCGTAAATCAACTaattctatttctaattttacGTACCAAGCCTAGGCCTAGAATGGCAAGTCATCGTGTGTCGTTCTCTAATTCAAAGAATTCTGCGATGGGTCTCTTTCATCACTCATTCGGTTCGTATCGATCTATGACGACGCATTTCtttatgtatatacatgttCACAACTCAGATAATATGGTGAAACAGGGGTAATGTATCTAGTTCCTTCTAGACGAAAATATCACAACTTCCCACATATGAAATCATTGGACATAAAGTACACGTCTAAGTTGGGTCTGGAAAGCAGTGAGCTCTGGAGGATCAATGAGCAAAATGTAGTATATCGAGACTTACGCGATTCATTCTAGATACGGATGAGTAATGACTAGATCCGAACTGCTCACGGGCAATATGCCACAGATTAGGTTGAGAGCAGCCTCGATACTCGCTACTGTAGGACGCAAAAGCCATATATTGAGATTCACATATCGGGAAGAAACTTGACACAGTCTACCAGGGCTCGTGTTCACAAGTATATCTCAGATCAGACCTGACCTTCAAGTCTACAGGCAGCATGAGCTAGTACCTAGATTGTAGATCGGCCGTGAAGATATCGAAAACACCTAAAATATAATGGTTGTTGATCCACTAGTTGGGCAACCGCTTGGAGATGCGGACTTGTGGCAGCAATGTCTCTTGGTCCCTGTCCAGCAGCATgcaccatcaccacaacTCGACGTGGCACATTCCCAGTGAGTAGCATTGTCACAACTTCCCGCACAGAAGGGTGCAGTTCCGCTCCAAAAGCAGTTTCCTTGTGCAGGGATGGGATCTGTTTCAGTTGGGCTTCCCATCTGGTTACCTGGTTCGGTAGTGTCTAGCTGCAGTGAGCACCATATACATAAAATGATAAGCGCAGGGTATCCTTTACCAACTGCCGCAGTAGCAGCTAGGGCGCTAAAGAAAAGCGATATTATGATAGAATGCATGGCGAAGTCCGACAACCTTTCCTCCATATCAGCGAATTATAGTGATTTCTGCTGGTAAATACAAAGCTCACAGATCAGCAAGTACTCGAAAATGAACAGTTTAGATCTCGGGAAGATCCGCTTGTAGCTCGATAAATGTAATATGGATGTGTAGACTGAAGCTTTCCGAGACTTCTTGAGGAGCCACAGATGAACGGACTTATATATGGGCTTCATCTCTGATCTCATGTCTTCGGCTATTAGAGTATTACATGTGTTCCCTTCCGAGTTGCCATCTTTCTGAAACTCCTGTGACACCTGACCATCCAAATGGAATTCGCAGTGACTTCGACCCATTCAGCACAGAATGGCTTAATCTCAAGTGCTCGTACCATATTATTTACTTGGCCTTGGTCTTATTTTGCTTCATGAAGAATCCTTAAAGCAATGACATATATCTGATTGGTGATGTGCTATCCTTTGGGGCATAGAGAAGAGCTTTACCAGGCTGGCAGAAGAGTAAGGGGTGGTCTCAGTAGTATGGGAGAGTAACTGCAGATCTACTCCGTAGCGGCGCATAAAGTGCAAAAAAATGCCTTGTAGAACCAGGCTGCTGCCTCACACTCTCTGTGAAGCAATATTCTATATCCATCACCGTCATCCCTTGAGGCCTATGACGACAAGATAAAAGTGCCAGACTTATTCTATGTGATATTGGACATTATTGTATCATGTGTGCATAGGCTAAGGGGTCTTTCTTGTTATGACAGTCAGTTCATGATCAGTAAACCAAAGGGTGTTGCACAATCGCTTCAGGGAAATTCTGATAAACAACAGCGACTGATGATCGTTCATATAGATCCAccatagataaataaatataaatatatatgcGTGTTGTGTAGTAAATACACGCTTGAGTCAGTTTCTAGACACGGCGTATTTTCCTGATAAAACTGCATGTCTTATCACATGCTGTGTTCCGTTGCTTCAGTACTACATGTAGTGCCACAAGGTGGTTGACAGCAAGAACTATTCACATGTATGAGGGCGAGATTAACAGAGGGAAGGATATGCATCAGTAACGGTTTCCAATGCGCTATACTCAGAACAGCGACGCTAGCCTGCTTTAGGAAATAAAGGGTTGAAGGTAGACCGCCTTCCATTACAAGATGCCGAAACTGACCACCAATTCCCCGCTACCAGCGAAATGAAATTTTTGGTTGCATGTTGTTAGACAGGAATAGACTCTTGTTCTGCCGTTGTGTTTCTTTATTGTACGTTTTGTTACCCAGATATTTGCTAGTATGCCCAGAGATCCATTGATTGGGTTGGTTGGAAAGGTCTGCTACTCTTCGTTATCTCGGAAGATACGCCGCTGACTGAACTGAGGGGCATGTAGCCATCCAGCGGGAAATCGACAACGCTGAATAGTTTGACAGATGCTACTTCAAAAGTTGGTAAGGCTATCTTTGTTAGTTGTGTAGCCAAAGTATATGTGCATTGACCGGAGCATTTTCCATTTGTAGGGAACTTCCCGTAAGTAAACCAGAATGCGCTCCGTTATATCGTTCCATTACGCAAATCCCAATAATACAAATCTCGCTGTCCGAAGACGTCTAATTAGTGAGCTTTAGTTTCACTACGATCGATCCTCAGCGCGCCATTGGCTACCTCCAAATAGAATGTGCATGCCAGCGATACGGTGTGTCGGATAAGTGCAGACCGAATTATGGAGGCTGTATAGAAGGAAGACGCTCTGTTCCCATCGAGCTCTTAGACGTTGCAGGTCTCGTTCCAGGCGCGCATCAAGGTCGAGGGCTGGGCAACAAGTTCTTGGATGATTTGCGTCATGCAGATGCCTTGATCCACGTGGTTGATGTTAGTGGAACCACAGACGCAGAAGGTCAGGATTTGTCGCGGTTTCGAAAATGCTGTTGTTGCGCGAGTGCAAGAAAATATATTGGCTAATACGTCTGTGTGCATTTCAGGGAAAGCAACTCGAGGTTACGATCCTTCACAAGATATTGAATGGCTACATTCCGAGATTGTGCGCTGGGTGTTAGGAAATTTGATGCAAAGATGGTAAATCGACACGGCCCTGAACCTAGGCTGTCTGTGCTGATGATTCTTGTAGGGGATCCATCAAGAGGAGACATATGGCCATAAGTCAGTCTATAGGAATTTCTTAATGTTTCTGGCATGCTGACACTTACAATAGAGGCGACGGCTGTGGACACCTTACAGGGGCAGTTCTCCGGTTATGGAAGTACGTCGACGATTGTTGCACGCTGCTTAGATCGGATAGGCTTGAAGGAGCCGCTTGAGAACTGGTCTGATGAGACTGTTGAGAAGGTTGTCAAAGCTTTTATCGATGAAAAATTCCCCACGGTCTATGCTTTAAATAAGATCGATCATCCCGACGCAGACAAGGTTTGCCAGCATTCCCGTTTGGCTTTGAATCGACGCTGACAAGAGTGGCTCCAGAATATCAGCAAAATTGCCAAAATGCAGGACCCTCAGTCCATTGTTCTCTGCTCCGCAATCTCAGAAGTGTTCCTTCGGAGGTTAGCGAAACAAAATTACATCAAATACGTTGAAGGAAGCGAATTCCTAGATACGCGAGAAGACCTCATAGACATGGGCGAGCCGGACGGCGGTGGCTTAAAGGAGATGgatgagaagttgaagacgTAAGTTACTCTAGTATTTGCACAGTATCTGTTTTGCTAACATGGACATCACATTAGCCGTGTCGAGAATTTGAAAGACATGGTACTCTATCGTTTTGGCTCAACTGGAGTTGTGCAATGCCTTTCACGTGCCGCAGAGCTTCTGGGTCTGGTGCCAGTCTTCCCGGTAAGGAACATACACACTTTCGCATCAGGAGCCGGAAGTGATGCAGCGTTCCGTGATTGTGTCCTAGTTAAGAAGTAAGTAATGCTGATTGCAAATCCTACATCTCTTTAATCCATCTGACACGGAGTAGGGGCACTACGGTTGGCGATGTTGCTCACAAGGTCATGGGCGATATACCGATCTCCTACATTGAGGGCGTTGGCGGTATCCGCGTCTCGGAAGATGAAATTGTACAAGTAGGAAAACATGATGTAGGTGTTAACCTTTCAATAACTAAGTTAATATTGGTCGCTAACTCGCATCCCTCGTTTTTAGGTACTATCCTTCAAGCCTGGCCGATAGATTTCAGTATCCAATTTATATACAGTTGATATGACTGGGAATGAACAATATAACGCTTATGGCGGTTATTCAAAGTACATAGCCGAAAATGAATGAAGCAGAAAAGCAACCCAACTTTCAGATCAATGGCCCTTCTGTTAAAGATATCAATAGTCAGTCACCTGATCTTGATTGACGGTGTCGATTCTTTATCCCAGGAATGTCCTAGATTATACGTTACTGGACTGAAGATTTGAAAACATACCTGGGCTCTTTCATCATTCATTCCAATGATCGGTTCAGGTGCCTTAGGATGCTCCTCCTTAGCCTTCTTCCAATGCTTTAATCCTTCTCTCTCCGTTGCCGCCTGAGGCTTATCACCTCGCGCTACTCCTTCATATTCCTCCCTGTCCTTCATACCAGAAGAAGCCCCCTCAACAGTGGGATCTGTGTtatcattcttcttgcttcgGTCCACAGCATGGTCGTCTGTTGATGTTCCTTTCCAATCTTGAGTTATGCCGCTGTTGAGGCGAACGCGCACGCTTCCAGGCGTGTGGAACGCTGCTGGCTGCCACACGGAATAAAGCGGAAGTAAGCAGAGACGTGGCGGCCGTGGCGTGAGCAGATGATGTAGTTTTGAAGTTGGAGTAGGGAGTCGTGAACTGCTCGGCATCTTGGGCTTGTGATTTATGGCAGGGATTCAAATTCACAAAATTCTGTTGTACAAAAGCAGCTTTCTTTACACACAGCACATATATTTGCGaagattatatatttgaaCAAATGGAGAGTCTACATTCTGTAAAGCCTGGTTTTAGAGCGCATCATCTAGACCCCGGTCTTATGACGTCTGCATGCTGCAATCGTACTATTGCCCACCTACTTCAGAAAACCAGGGCTTAGGGCTCCGCATGGATACCGCTTttcttatcgataaggaaAGCAGCAACTTAAGAGTGGGGACCTCGAGTGGACTCTCATACCCTTCCAAGCGCATGATTACACGTTTGTCGGAGATAAATTACGAGCCTGAGGAAATATGAAGCGTGAATACCTTCCCATTGAGACACTTTCTGCTTGGACAAGGCTCAATGGCATCTCCGTCGATGGGGTCACTTTCCGCAAGGTGCGAACCGAAGATGGCATAGACAAGGGATGCGCGATAGTAGCGacaggagagaagagcaATGAGAGCTCAGAGACCGGAGAAGTAGATGCAGAGACTCTCCTTCGAGTTCCCTCCGACTTGATTCTGTCGCTTAGGTTGGTTGAAACTCATGCCAAGTCTGATCGGTATCTGCGTGAGGTACTAGACGCCGTCGGCGATTTCGGAAGAGTATGTGCATCCTACCTTTCAGTGGGGTGTTGGGAATTTACTGGCAGCTTATTTAGAAATTGGTGTTGAGGGTATGGGCTGATATGAACAGACAGCTAGGGGTGCGATTTTGATCTTCTTAGTCCTCCAGATCACATACTCTAGTCCGGATTTCGCGGATGAGCACCATCGCATTGGAGTGTCCAACCCTTGGACCGAATATATACAGTATTTGCCATCTTCAATCACACTACCTACGTTCTACACGGTGGAAGAGCGGGAGCTTCTGCGGGGGACATCTCTGAAATTGGCGGTGGATGCAAAGATCGTCTCGCTTGAGAATGAATTTGAGCTCTTACGCCAATCAACCGAGAACATATCTTGGTGTCGCAAGCATTGGTGGGATGAGAATACAGGAAGATTCACGTTGGACGACTGGAAATACGTCGATGCTATGTACCGATCGCGTATGGTGGATTTGCCCAGTTCTGGCCATGCAATGGTTCCATGCATTGACATGGCTAACCATGCATCTGAGGATATTGTGAAAGCTTTATACGAAGAGGATACAGAAGGCAATGCTGTGCTTCAGCTACGATCGGGGCGGAAACTTCATTCCGACGAGGAAGTTACTATATCGTGAGTTTTGATAGTGGATCTCGTAGCAGTAACACGACtcatggtgatggtgattcATAGGTACGGGGACGACAAACCAGCATCGGAGATGATATTCTCCTATGGATTCCTCGAGAATGAGAGAGGAGGTGCAAAGCAGATATTTCTCAATCTGGACATCCCCGAAGACGACCCATTGATTATGGCCAAGAAACGAGTTTGCAAGGCACCGCCAGGACTTCGTTTATTCGATGCTCCTACGGCAGAAAGGGGTAGCACTGATTGGGATAGTCCGTTTGTCTGGTGGCTTTGCGTGAACCAAGAAGACGGGCTTGAATTTGAAGTATTACAAACCAATGATGGGGGTAGAGAAGTCAAAGTCAGTTGGAAAGGTGAGGAGATCAAAGATcccaatgacatcaaatcCTTATTGGCCAAGGACCCTCTGTGGGATATTTTCCAGCTTCGAGCTGTGGTGACTGTGCTGAATCGGCTAGAATCTCATTTTCTCATTCTTCGAGAAACTCAGATCATGGTTGAGGAGATCAATCACAATGAGGATATGCTTGCACTCTTCAGGCCTGAGGTGTATAATACAATTAACAGTCTACGTGAGTTGGAGGGGAAGCTGTTGGAAAAAGGGATCGAGGATTTGGTTCAGCAGGTAAGTGATGTAATCTGAATGGCTCTGTGGGCCGGGCCACATTGGGCGGACACTGACCACCATCCATCTATAGAGACAGGATCTTATGGCGAGTGAGGCGGTCGCCGCATATCTTACCCAGCAACAGGCTGATGATGTCGAAGAGGATTTCTCGTGATCATCAATTCATGTATATGGCAACAAGACACGAGGCCATATTAACCGAATCCGCCACTGTGCTTTGAGTCATTGGTCATGTTCACGTTGCTATCGATCACTGTTAGCATCATTTAATCCATACCGAAACCGGTGCCTGTTTGAGTTTCACTATATCCACTGCGGAAGGTCGATCATTCAATTAAAATGAACGTGGATTGTGGGGAAACCCCAGTTGGGGTAAAGCAGCAGAGAGAGTTGGTGGAGTTCCAAGTTCATGGCTGCCCCTAGGGGTCGAGATCATGGAAGCCGCCACAGGC
The sequence above is a segment of the Aspergillus flavus chromosome 4, complete sequence genome. Coding sequences within it:
- a CDS encoding P-loop containing nucleoside triphosphate hydrolase protein, which encodes MPRDPLIGLVGKPSSGKSTTLNSLTDATSKVGNFPFTTIDPQRAIGYLQIECACQRYGVSDKCRPNYGGCIEGRRSVPIELLDVAGLVPGAHQGRGLGNKFLDDLRHADALIHVVDVSGTTDAEGKATRGYDPSQDIEWLHSEIVRWVLGNLMQRWGSIKRRHMAIKATAVDTLQGQFSGYGSTSTIVARCLDRIGLKEPLENWSDETVEKVVKAFIDEKFPTVYALNKIDHPDADKNISKIAKMQDPQSIVLCSAISEVFLRRLAKQNYIKYVEGSEFLDTREDLIDMGEPDGGGLKEMDEKLKTRVENLKDMVLYRFGSTGVVQCLSRAAELLGLVPVFPVRNIHTFASGAGSDAAFRDCVLVKKGTTVGDVAHKVMGDIPISYIEGVGGIRVSEDEIVQVGKHDVGVNLSITKLILVANSHPSFLGTILQAWPIDFSIQFIYS
- a CDS encoding SET domain protein, whose translation is MKREYLPIETLSAWTRLNGISVDGVTFRKVRTEDGIDKGCAIVATGEKSNESSETGEVDAETLLRVPSDLILSLRLVETHAKSDRYLREVLDAVGDFGRTARGAILIFLVLQITYSSPDFADEHHRIGVSNPWTEYIQYLPSSITLPTFYTVEERELLRGTSLKLAVDAKIVSLENEFELLRQSTENISWCRKHWWDENTGRFTLDDWKYVDAMYRSRMVDLPSSGHAMVPCIDMANHASEDIVKALYEEDTEGNAVLQLRSGRKLHSDEEVTISYGDDKPASEMIFSYGFLENERGGAKQIFLNLDIPEDDPLIMAKKRVCKAPPGLRLFDAPTAERGSTDWDSPFVWWLCVNQEDGLEFEVLQTNDGGREVKVSWKGEEIKDPNDIKSLLAKDPLWDIFQLRAVVTVLNRLESHFLILRETQIMVEEINHNEDMLALFRPEVYNTINSLRELEGKLLEKGIEDLVQQRQDLMASEAVAAYLTQQQADDVEEDFS